One genomic region from Antricoccus suffuscus encodes:
- a CDS encoding class I SAM-dependent methyltransferase, translating to MSAESDRYTHGHHESVLRSHTWRTADNSAAYLLPHLRPAMRLLDVGCGPATITIDFARILSSGSVVGLEPIEQPLETARKNAADAGVGNIEFVIGDVYGLEYADDSFDVVHAHQVLQHLTDPVAAIKEMARVCKPDGYLAFRDADYAAMSWFPQVARLDEWQELYQTVTRSNRAEPNAGRHLKKWSQDAGLVDMTLTASVWSYATAEEVAWWSSLWADRTISSNFGVQAVADGHVTAEEAADISAGWREWGEDPAAVFFIPNAEVLARPSKA from the coding sequence ATGAGTGCAGAATCGGATCGTTACACGCATGGCCACCACGAAAGCGTGCTCAGATCGCACACCTGGCGTACGGCGGACAATTCGGCGGCATATCTGTTGCCGCATCTTCGTCCTGCGATGCGCCTGCTCGACGTGGGTTGCGGGCCCGCAACGATCACGATCGACTTCGCCCGCATCCTGAGCAGCGGATCAGTAGTCGGTCTCGAGCCAATTGAGCAACCGCTGGAAACCGCACGCAAGAACGCCGCTGATGCGGGAGTCGGCAACATCGAGTTCGTGATCGGCGACGTCTATGGGCTGGAGTACGCCGACGACTCGTTTGACGTCGTACACGCGCACCAAGTGTTGCAGCACCTCACCGACCCGGTCGCCGCGATCAAGGAGATGGCGCGGGTGTGCAAACCGGATGGTTACCTGGCTTTTCGGGACGCCGACTATGCCGCGATGAGCTGGTTCCCACAGGTGGCGCGGCTCGACGAGTGGCAGGAGCTCTACCAAACGGTCACCCGCAGCAACCGCGCCGAACCTAACGCCGGCCGTCATCTCAAGAAGTGGTCGCAAGACGCTGGCCTAGTCGACATGACCTTGACCGCATCGGTGTGGTCGTACGCGACGGCCGAGGAGGTCGCCTGGTGGTCGAGCCTGTGGGCGGACCGGACCATCTCGTCCAATTTCGGCGTCCAGGCCGTGGCTGATGGTCATGTAACCGCCGAGGAGGCCGCGGACATCTCGGCTGGATGGCGGGAGTGGGGCGAGGATCCGGCTGCCGTGTTTTTCATCCCGAATGCGGAGGTTCTTGCCCGCCCGTCCAAGGCCTGA
- a CDS encoding peptide deformylase has product MPIRPIVMVGDPVLHTPTKPIDEITDEIRALIDDLWETNDAANGAGLAANQIGVPLRVFVYDCPDDDGIRHRGLVINPQIETSPIPEGMPDPEDDWEGCLSVPGEAFPTGRAAEATVTGTDLDGNPVTVSGTGFFARCLQHETDHLDGYLYLDRLVGRNKRESKRSIRDRGWADKGITSWDPATQRAEDV; this is encoded by the coding sequence ATGCCAATTCGCCCCATTGTGATGGTCGGAGATCCCGTCCTGCATACGCCGACCAAACCAATCGACGAGATTACCGACGAGATCCGCGCACTCATCGACGACTTGTGGGAAACCAACGACGCGGCGAACGGCGCGGGTCTCGCGGCCAACCAGATCGGCGTGCCGCTGCGAGTATTCGTCTATGACTGTCCCGACGACGACGGCATACGCCATCGCGGCCTCGTCATCAATCCGCAGATTGAGACGAGCCCGATTCCGGAGGGCATGCCGGACCCGGAGGACGACTGGGAAGGCTGCTTGTCGGTGCCCGGCGAGGCCTTTCCCACCGGCCGCGCCGCCGAGGCCACGGTGACGGGAACCGACCTAGACGGTAATCCGGTCACCGTCAGCGGCACCGGATTCTTCGCGCGCTGCCTTCAGCACGAGACCGACCATCTGGACGGCTATCTCTACCTCGACCGCCTGGTCGGACGCAACAAGCGTGAGTCCAAGCGGTCAATCCGCGACCGCGGCTGGGCAGATAAAGGCATCACTAGCTGGGATCCGGCCACCCAACGCGCCGAGGACGTCTAG
- a CDS encoding helix-turn-helix domain-containing protein, translating to MVANLNNNLNQLGEFIKEQRDQAKVSLRQLAELAEVSNPYLSQIERGLRKPSADILQQIAKGLRISAETLYVKAGLMAQAPTDRTVENAIFGDVRLTERQKQVLVDIYQSFCHETDAERDTGTPDDSSDEPAAAPTATK from the coding sequence GTGGTGGCGAACCTGAACAACAACCTCAACCAGCTCGGCGAGTTCATCAAAGAGCAGCGCGACCAGGCCAAGGTTTCGCTACGTCAGCTTGCCGAGCTCGCTGAGGTAAGCAACCCGTACCTCTCCCAGATCGAACGCGGACTGCGCAAGCCAAGCGCGGACATTCTGCAACAGATTGCCAAGGGGCTTCGAATCTCGGCCGAGACGCTCTACGTCAAGGCTGGCCTGATGGCGCAGGCGCCCACCGATCGCACCGTCGAAAACGCGATCTTTGGCGACGTACGCCTCACCGAACGGCAAAAACAAGTGCTGGTCGATATCTATCAGTCCTTCTGCCACGAGACCGACGCCGAACGCGACACCGGTACGCCGGATGACTCATCCGACGAGCCGGCCGCCGCACCAACGGCGACCAAGTAG
- a CDS encoding DUF2516 family protein: MALAYFQYYLSEALRWGCVALAVWAILDSAYRPVVAYTVAEKLTKPAWMLINLVAGVVLYFFGFMQILGLVAAVAVGVYLADVRPAVRGIQRGDSRW, translated from the coding sequence ATGGCGTTGGCTTACTTCCAGTACTACCTCTCCGAGGCTTTGCGGTGGGGTTGTGTCGCGTTGGCGGTGTGGGCAATCCTCGATTCGGCGTACCGGCCGGTCGTGGCGTACACCGTTGCCGAGAAGCTGACGAAACCTGCCTGGATGCTTATCAACCTGGTGGCCGGCGTCGTGCTGTACTTCTTCGGGTTCATGCAGATCCTCGGCTTGGTGGCGGCCGTCGCGGTCGGGGTCTACCTCGCTGACGTGCGTCCGGCGGTGCGCGGGATCCAGCGCGGAGACTCGCGTTGGTAG
- a CDS encoding alpha/beta fold hydrolase, translating to MVAAPSLKYLKSPGVTSPASIEYAEFGSGVPVTLFMHGLGGGIDDTRPLASGVPGTKVFMHARSHGGSSDAAAGVTYDDLAADAWQVAETVGATQIFGVSLGSATLLRMLAQQPMHFDAIGVYLPAAVTEPRPSSPTTRLLLSGMAHEELRRAVIDLIGLDMPADRRTRPDAQRWLATRADRLLRDGISDLLHVVESEAPIASPAQLERVLAPSIVIGAEGDPTHFVQTAHQLADVLPDATLRIFTESAPLWTARAEVRAAVTSVLGRAA from the coding sequence TTGGTAGCGGCGCCTTCGCTGAAATATCTCAAGTCCCCAGGGGTCACCTCGCCCGCCTCCATCGAGTACGCCGAATTCGGTTCGGGGGTACCGGTAACCCTGTTTATGCACGGTCTCGGTGGCGGGATCGACGACACTCGGCCGCTCGCGAGCGGCGTACCGGGCACCAAGGTCTTCATGCATGCGCGCTCGCATGGCGGGTCGAGCGATGCTGCGGCTGGAGTGACGTACGACGACCTCGCGGCGGATGCCTGGCAGGTCGCCGAGACGGTTGGGGCCACGCAGATCTTCGGGGTCTCGCTCGGTTCGGCCACCCTGCTACGCATGCTCGCCCAGCAGCCAATGCATTTCGACGCGATCGGCGTTTATCTGCCAGCGGCGGTCACCGAGCCCCGGCCCAGCTCACCGACCACGCGGTTGCTGCTGTCAGGCATGGCTCACGAGGAGCTTCGTCGAGCCGTCATCGACCTGATCGGCCTGGACATGCCGGCCGATCGGCGTACTCGCCCGGATGCGCAACGCTGGCTGGCGACCCGTGCCGACCGCCTCCTGCGAGATGGGATCAGCGACCTACTGCATGTGGTCGAGTCGGAGGCGCCGATTGCCTCCCCGGCCCAGCTTGAACGAGTACTCGCGCCGTCGATTGTGATCGGCGCCGAGGGTGACCCGACCCATTTTGTGCAGACCGCTCACCAGCTCGCCGACGTACTCCCGGATGCGACGCTGCGGATCTTTACTGAATCGGCGCCGCTATGGACAGCGCGCGCAGAAGTGCGCGCGGCGGTTACAAGTGTGTTGGGGCGCGCGGCGTGA
- a CDS encoding UDP-N-acetylmuramate dehydrogenase — protein MIEVKPEPVRLRDFTTMRVGGPAQMTYADDAEALINAVAAADNAGSPVLLVGGGSNLVIADAGWAGTTIRIGLRGIAAEHDDDTVLVDVAAGEPWDDFVAQCVDNGWSGVECLSGIPGLTGATPIQNVGAYGAETADVLVNVDVWDRQGFDVGVLAARSCEFAYRTSVFKGSSRYVVLGVRLALVRSPLSAPIRYAELARTLGVEVGDRAPLKAVREAVLSLRSGKGMVLDVDDHDTWSAGSFFTNPIIEAHRVPEHAPSWPSGDLVKTSAAWLIEHAGFVKGFGNERAALSTKHTLALTNRGGAATEDILALARTIRDGVLLEFGIELRPEPLLIGCAL, from the coding sequence GTGATCGAAGTCAAGCCGGAGCCGGTGCGGCTGCGCGACTTCACCACGATGCGGGTGGGCGGCCCCGCTCAGATGACGTACGCCGACGACGCCGAGGCGCTGATCAACGCGGTCGCCGCCGCCGACAACGCCGGCTCGCCCGTTCTGTTGGTGGGCGGTGGGAGCAATCTGGTCATTGCCGACGCCGGATGGGCCGGTACGACGATCCGCATCGGGTTGCGCGGGATCGCTGCTGAGCACGATGACGACACCGTCCTGGTGGACGTCGCGGCCGGTGAACCATGGGATGACTTCGTCGCGCAGTGCGTCGACAACGGCTGGTCCGGGGTCGAGTGCCTGTCGGGTATCCCCGGGCTGACCGGCGCAACGCCGATTCAGAACGTCGGCGCCTACGGCGCAGAGACTGCCGACGTACTCGTCAACGTGGACGTGTGGGACCGCCAGGGCTTCGACGTCGGCGTACTCGCAGCTAGGTCCTGCGAATTCGCCTACCGCACAAGCGTTTTCAAGGGTTCGAGTAGGTACGTCGTGCTCGGGGTGCGCCTCGCGCTTGTTCGCTCGCCGTTGTCGGCGCCGATTCGGTACGCCGAGCTAGCGCGGACGCTGGGCGTCGAGGTAGGGGACCGCGCGCCGCTGAAGGCGGTGCGTGAGGCCGTACTTTCCCTGCGCAGCGGCAAAGGCATGGTGCTCGACGTCGACGATCACGACACGTGGAGCGCCGGCTCGTTCTTCACCAACCCGATCATTGAGGCCCATCGTGTCCCCGAGCACGCGCCCAGCTGGCCGTCAGGTGATCTAGTCAAGACGTCGGCCGCGTGGCTGATCGAACACGCGGGATTCGTCAAGGGATTTGGAAATGAGCGCGCCGCGCTGTCGACGAAGCACACTCTCGCACTCACCAACCGCGGGGGCGCGGCGACCGAGGACATCCTGGCGCTGGCGCGGACGATCCGCGACGGCGTACTCCTCGAGTTCGGGATCGAGCTGCGCCCCGAACCCCTGCTGATCGGGTGCGCTCTCTAG